The Mycosarcoma maydis chromosome 12, whole genome shotgun sequence nucleotide sequence AATGGACATTTTCTTTTCAAGTCCTCATATATGCACGCCCACTCTGATGTATTCGCGTCTAAAACAGCCGTAATTTTCTATGCACATTTTCCCACGTCCAACATAGCCGAAGTTTTAGAAGCTTTTTTCTCCATTTTGCAATTAATTGCAGTATTTTTGGCTTGTTTCTTGGCGAAACCAACAACGATTCGAAGCGAAACATCGCAAAAACATGggcgccaatcacgaatggcttcTAGACCGCCGCCACGTACACCTCGGATCACGACGGAGGGTCTGTTGATCTGTTTTCATGTACAGTAACTTAACTGGGAACTGTTGGTTCATCCATGTGGACAAGTGGCATGGCGCGGTGCGGGGTAGAAGCTTAGTTCACAATCGCATCCACATTGCCAAGTCCTGAATTCACCAACGGTGATGTCAGCGTCAGATGGAGCGCGAAGCTGAGTTCCAGCGACGAATGCTGACGGCTGAGTGCTGAGTATTGAGCCCGCACTGTGTCTCTCATGCCAGTAATCGTGGGGGCATGGTGGACTAGCATCTTTCGTCACATATTTACGCCTCTTCTGAACAGTGAACAGGGCTCGACCATTTCTAGGAACGCGTTGATTAGTGCCAAGCTGAGGATCTCCCTTGATCTGTCTTGTCGACTCTTGACTTGCCTGCTCCTTGCTTGGGATTCTCCACCTTCGCGCCTCGAACCTCGATAGAGTGAGCTTGCTGATTGCTGCAATACTCACGGCTGTCGGTCCATGCTCACAAGCACAACCGCACGCGCATTTGCATGGACGCATAAAAGTAGCATGCGCTTCGATTGCTGCGCTTCTCATGCTGTATCATGATGCGTTCCGAATGAAACATAAAGTTTAGGCCAAAGCACCGTTGTCAATCAACGTCTTGTCGAGGCACGTTGCTGCGGCTTTCGAGACGGCGCTCTCACTCACTTTGAGCACCTTCCTTCTTGGGCCGTCTTCGATTGTCTATGCAACTCCGAAGGCGGCGCGGATGGTGATcgaggcggcggcagcggcggccGTAACGGTAGGTGGTCGTTGAAGCTGGATTCGCTTGCATTTTCTTGCGCCAAAAAAAAGCCATGCTGAGTCGTTGGATTCCCATATCGGAGCTTTGTTCAGTTGTCCCTCGCTCGTACCTTGCGCTCATTGTGCTTGCTTATGCCACCATGTCACCAAGTCACCAACTGCTTGAATGcgtgcaatcgtgaatagagCTCTTAGAGCTCACCTGCAGACATAACTTTAAAATTCCATCGTTGCCAGACAACCGAGGCAAATGCCATCACAAGAGTCGAGTCACCGCTTCCATTCGCGAAGCTCCACTGTAGGGATTCCGTAGGTGCAAGTCAAGTTCCAACGGCGGATGCACATGCGAGACTAAGCTTTCTTTGCAACTTGCATACTTTGATCTCTCGCGATGCGCTCTCTCTCGAATGCAAACCTCGCTATCTTCTCAGCAGCACAGTTACTGCTATACCAGTAGCCGCAAAGCCGTGCTTCGACGTCACCTGTTCGTCAAGAGCCGACGCCGTCTTCCCCGACTGAGCTTTGAGTCTCGAGGCTTGATTGCAAAGCTATCGTTTGCATCTGTCGTTTGGCGCTCAATGCCTGAGAGCTGGCTCGTGCCAGAACTgtgcctgctgcttgtcgCTTGCAAGCAGCCACCATGTCAACGTGGGGTAAATGCGTTTCAACAAACAGGTACACTGCTCACCAGATTCGCAACGCAGTCTACCCTACACTACCGAAGCTGAGTCCACCTGTCGCCACTCAACGCGCACGTTCGGGTGGTGTAGTAGCAACCCTTACTCTTACATATAGATCAAGCTCCGTGTCGGTTTCGTCAATCTGTGGCGACAAGCTGTGACTTGCCCACCAAACTCTAACTCTCCTCTTGTTTCTTGATCCCCTGGTCCTGTTTCTTGATCCCCTGGGTAGTTCGCTACTTGGCTCAACGCCATGGCTGGAAAACGTAATCGCTGGACACGAAATGAAGATGAAATTCTTAAGAAGGCGGTTCTTTCCAGCGCTAAgccaagaccaagctggGCCATGATCGCCAAGCATATACCCGGTAGATCCAGCAAAGACTGTCGCAAGCGTTGGGAGCACGGCCTCAATCAAAATCTATCGCGAGGCCCCTGGTCAGGATCCGAGGATGCACGCCTCAAAGCAGCCGTCGCAGAACATGGACTACACTGGGCACTTGTCGCTACAAAGGTAGGCAAACGTACTAGCGATCAATGCGCCAAGAGATGGTGTGACGTTCTCGATCCCTCGCTCAAAAAATCTGAATGGACCGCTGACGAGGATTcagcgctgcttggcctcTACCAGCAGCTCGGAACGGCTTGGGCCAAACTCGCTACGCATATCCCAGGCCGAAGCGCCCTTAGCTGCCGCAATAGGGCTTGCAAGATCCTGGTCCAACGCGGCGAGCCAAGACCAGGTTCGGTCGAGGCAGAAGAGCTTCGTCTCACAATGCTggcgcaacagcagccCAATAGCAACCCATCGAGTCCTTTATTGTCTTGTTCGTCACCTATGTCCGCGTCGGGTCTATCGGCAGCCGCAATAACAAGCCCTCCCCAGCTGAATTCTCAACCACAATTCATTCAGATGAGCGACAAGGATCTGAATTCCGTCTTGCCTTGGCATCGATCGCCTAGCGAAAGTGTCGGCCACATTTATAGCGAGCCCGGCGGCTGGCTACCAGGCTCGCCAGGCGATGCAGTCCTCGACAGTCTTCTCGTTTCTACTCCTGGCGCCTGCGATGACTTCTCCCTGGGCATCGGCATGGCTCAAGGCGGCAGTCTTCTCCAGACCTTGTTCgaaccagcagcaacgacaagTGCATCAGAGCTGCAGTTCGATCTTGCTCCGCTATTCGAATCTGCATCTGTCAGCAGAGACCAAGCCACACCTGTCCCCGGATACATAGAGCCAGTCGACGGACGATCGGATCTAGACATGATCGATCTGACAAGCTATGCAGCGCCTtcaatgtcgagctggacAGCCAACGAGAGTTTGACTAGCTCTTCTAGCTCCACAAGTCCTTGCACGCGTTGGTCAACCCCAGCCGAAGACTCTGGTCGCCTCACCTCAGCAAAGGAATGGCTGTCCTCTGGTGAGGCTAAGCCGAGTCCTGACAACGAGACCAGCTACACAAGTAGGCTCAACCACATGCATCCTCCCTTGCAAGCGTCGAGAGCTACGCAAGTATCAGCTAGGCGCATGTCGTTGCCGGCGCTCGGACAGATCATGACCATGGCTGGCGACCCGGCACGCGTGCTACAAATGCTGGCTACCGAATTCGATGCTGACCGCGTCTGCTGTAGaacaagatcaacgagCACCAATGCCGACgtgtcgagcaagacgtgctctggcagcgacgacgcGTGTCTCACGTCTCGGAACGTGgactcgagctcaagctcgagcgccaCCACTTGGCAGCGCTCCTACACAGCTTCGGAGGCGTCGACACTACCAGTGTGGATGCACACACTGCTAGATACCGCCTCGCACTCGACAAACACTCTAGAGACCGACCAAGTCATCAGCGCCCACGCGTGCCAGACGATGCAACATCCGTTGCAGCTGTCGTCTAAGCCAGATATAGCCATGTTGCGCTTGCCCAATTTTTCTGGTGACCAAGTATGGCTCGACAACAGCCACAACCAGCACGGCAGCTCGAGACACGTTGTTGAGCTGTCCGGCTTGGTACGAAACATGGCAGATCTCATGGCAAACATGGCCACCTTAGCGCGTGCTATTTCGAGCGGGGGCACAGCCAGCGCCACTAACACCGTGGTCTGAGTGATAGATTCGATTGACCGTATTCTGTAATGTGACTGATTCTGCCTGGGTATTGTGTACATCTGTGGTTGTCCCCTGGTAGACCTCGGTAGCGTTTGCATTCAGACTGATACGCTGTTGATTCCTTTAGACACTGTTGTTGGTGCAGCGGAACCTCAACTCGGAGCGGAGCATTCGCGACTGAGCTAGTTTGCTCGGTAAGCGACGTAGCAAGCGACGTGCACTTCCGCTGCACGTCGATGCATGTGCTAGCTAGATTGCTGCATTCACACGATTCCGCCCACGTTCATCGCGACTGCTGCACGCAGTCtggctcgtgactgtttgCTTGTATGTGTGAGCGGTTTCGTTCGACG carries:
- a CDS encoding uncharacterized protein (related to BAS1 - transcription factor); the encoded protein is MAGKRNRWTRNEDEILKKAVLSSAKPRPSWAMIAKHIPGRSSKDCRKRWEHGLNQNLSRGPWSGSEDARLKAAVAEHGLHWALVATKVGKRTSDQCAKRWCDVLDPSLKKSEWTADEDSALLGLYQQLGTAWAKLATHIPGRSALSCRNRACKILVQRGEPRPGSVEAEELRLTMLAQQQPNSNPSSPLLSCSSPMSASGLSAAAITSPPQLNSQPQFIQMSDKDLNSVLPWHRSPSESVGHIYSEPGGWLPGSPGDAVLDSLLVSTPGACDDFSLGIGMAQGGSLLQTLFEPAATTSASELQFDLAPLFESASVSRDQATPVPGYIEPVDGRSDLDMIDLTSYAAPSMSSWTANESLTSSSSSTSPCTRWSTPAEDSGRLTSAKEWLSSGEAKPSPDNETSYTSRLNHMHPPLQASRATQVSARRMSLPALGQIMTMAGDPARVLQMLATEFDADRVCCRTRSTSTNADVSSKTCSGSDDACLTSRNVDSSSSSSATTWQRSYTASEASTLPVWMHTLLDTASHSTNTLETDQVISAHACQTMQHPLQLSSKPDIAMLRLPNFSGDQVWLDNSHNQHGSSRHVVELSGLVRNMADLMANMATLARAISSGGTASATNTVV